A single genomic interval of Juglans regia cultivar Chandler chromosome 1, Walnut 2.0, whole genome shotgun sequence harbors:
- the LOC109013271 gene encoding type I inositol polyphosphate 5-phosphatase 5 isoform X1, giving the protein MSSPSSKHNVATTSTAITSTNTSPATATFDNSVQNEKKKGSIIDKIFSSKRRERGSPASHHDHDIFKSDNYGDDLEIGKGLTSRRKALMGSSPLGSRSFTGIECSNLSTLEDSSMAPATIQLQDIRIFVATWNVGGKTPDNGLNLEELLQVEGASDIYILGFQEIVPLSAGNVLVIKDNEPAAKWLALISQALNRPQHDSIYSSSYLGPNSIALDNIPKDSKAPSSLHFFQKPSLKVLSRNLRADKNLIKNCNCPVDWHSREKWRPDNYIDSHGRLYTESAHDIGRDTIVDDLLSVAEIPSSPGKMSYFLIESKQMVGIFLSVWARKELVPHIGHLRVSSVGRGLMGCLRNKGCISISMSLHQTSFCFVCSHLASGEKEGNELKRNADVAEILKSTQFPKICKDPNSRVPERIIEHDRIIWLGDLNYRVALSYDETRVLLEDNDWDTLLEKDQLNIEKEAGRVFSGFNEGRILFAPTYKYSLNSDSYAGETVKSKKKRRTPAWCDRILWHGNGIEQLSYIRGESRFSDHRPVCAVFSVEVEVRNKNINRFRKDFSCAGKRMEFEEDSCIPPRHCLYEF; this is encoded by the exons ATGTCTTCCCCGTCGAGTAAACATAACGTGGCCACCACCAGCACTGCCATTACTTCTACCAACACTAGCCCTGCAACTGCCACCTTTGACAATTCTGTCCAgaacgaaaagaaaaagggg TCAATTATTGACAAGATTTTCAGTTCAAAGCGTCGCGAGAGAGGAAGCCCAGCCTcgcatcatgatcatgatatattCAAATCAGATAATTATGGAGACGATCttg AAATCGGAAAGGGGCTCACGTCAAGGAGAAAAGCTCTCATGGGGTCGTCCCCTCTTGGGAGTAGGAGTTTCACAG GGATCGAATGCTCAAACCTATCCACTCTTGAAGACTCCTCTATGGCACCGGCAACTATACAGCTTCAAGATATCCG GATATTCGTAGCGACGTGGAATGTTGGAGGAAAGACACCCGACAATGGCCTCAACCTTGAAGAGCTTTTGCAGGTGGAGGGCGCTtcagacatatatatattggg GTTTCAGGAGATTGTTCCTCTAAGCGCTGGAAATGTTCTAGTGATTAAAGACAATGAACCTGCCGCAAAATGGCTGGCCCTTATAAGCCAAGCACTTAATAGACCACAGCATGACTCCATTTACTCTTCTTCTTATTTAGGCCCTAATTCCATAGCCTTAGACAACATCCCAAAGGACTCGAAGGCCCCAAGCAGTCTTCACTTCTTCCAGAAGCCTTCTCTCAAAGTCCTTAGTAGGAATCTAAGGGCGGATAAAAACCTTATCAAGAACTGCAATTGCCCTGTGGACTGGCACTCCCGGGAGAAGTGGAGGCCAGACAATTATATTGATTCCCATGGCAGATTATACACAGAATCTGCTCATGATATTGGTCGCGATACTATTGTGGACGATTTACTTTCAGTTGCAGAAATACCTTCCTCCCCCGGCAAGATGAGTTACTTTCTCATAGAAAGCAAGCAAATGGTCGGGATTTTCCTTTCTGTATGGGCTAGGAAGGAATTAGTTCCACATATTGGTCATCTCAGAGTCTCTTCGGTGGGAAGAGGATTAATGGGCTGCCTTCGAAACAAG GGATGCATATCAATTAGCATGTCATTGCACCAAACAAGTTTTTGCTTCGTGTGCAGTCACTTGGCTTCTGGGGAGAAGGAGGGTAATGAGCTGAAGAGGAATGCTGATGTGGCTGAGATCCTGAAGAGTACACAGTTTCCTAAGATTTGCAAAGACCCTAATAGTCGAGTACCAGAAAGAATAATTGAACACGA TCGTATAATTTGGCTTGGAGATTTGAATTATCGGGTAGCTCTGAGCTACGATGAAACGAGGGTTCTGTTAGAGGATAATGACTGGGACACCCTCCTCGAGAAGGATCAG TTGAATATAGAGAAGGAAGCAGGAAGAGTATTTAGTGGATTTAATGAGGGACGGATCTTGTTTGCCCCCACCTATAAGTATTCACTTAATTCGGATTCCTACGCCGGGGAAACAGTTAAATCCAAGAAGAAACGCCGCACCCCTGCAtg GTGCGACAGGATATTATGGCATGGTAATGGCATTGAACAATTATCGTACATTCGCGGAGAATCAAGATTCTCGGATCACAGACCTGTGTGTGCGGTTTTCTCAGTGGAGGTAGAagtaagaaacaaaaatattaataggtTCAGAAAGGATTTTTCATGCGCTGGCAAAAGAATGGAGTTTGAAGAAGACTCGTGCATACCTCCGAGGCACTGCTTATATGAGTTCTGA
- the LOC109013271 gene encoding type I inositol polyphosphate 5-phosphatase 5 isoform X2 — MNWIFVATWNVGGKTPDNGLNLEELLQVEGASDIYILGFQEIVPLSAGNVLVIKDNEPAAKWLALISQALNRPQHDSIYSSSYLGPNSIALDNIPKDSKAPSSLHFFQKPSLKVLSRNLRADKNLIKNCNCPVDWHSREKWRPDNYIDSHGRLYTESAHDIGRDTIVDDLLSVAEIPSSPGKMSYFLIESKQMVGIFLSVWARKELVPHIGHLRVSSVGRGLMGCLRNKGCISISMSLHQTSFCFVCSHLASGEKEGNELKRNADVAEILKSTQFPKICKDPNSRVPERIIEHDRIIWLGDLNYRVALSYDETRVLLEDNDWDTLLEKDQLNIEKEAGRVFSGFNEGRILFAPTYKYSLNSDSYAGETVKSKKKRRTPAWCDRILWHGNGIEQLSYIRGESRFSDHRPVCAVFSVEVEVRNKNINRFRKDFSCAGKRMEFEEDSCIPPRHCLYEF; from the exons ATGAATTG GATATTCGTAGCGACGTGGAATGTTGGAGGAAAGACACCCGACAATGGCCTCAACCTTGAAGAGCTTTTGCAGGTGGAGGGCGCTtcagacatatatatattggg GTTTCAGGAGATTGTTCCTCTAAGCGCTGGAAATGTTCTAGTGATTAAAGACAATGAACCTGCCGCAAAATGGCTGGCCCTTATAAGCCAAGCACTTAATAGACCACAGCATGACTCCATTTACTCTTCTTCTTATTTAGGCCCTAATTCCATAGCCTTAGACAACATCCCAAAGGACTCGAAGGCCCCAAGCAGTCTTCACTTCTTCCAGAAGCCTTCTCTCAAAGTCCTTAGTAGGAATCTAAGGGCGGATAAAAACCTTATCAAGAACTGCAATTGCCCTGTGGACTGGCACTCCCGGGAGAAGTGGAGGCCAGACAATTATATTGATTCCCATGGCAGATTATACACAGAATCTGCTCATGATATTGGTCGCGATACTATTGTGGACGATTTACTTTCAGTTGCAGAAATACCTTCCTCCCCCGGCAAGATGAGTTACTTTCTCATAGAAAGCAAGCAAATGGTCGGGATTTTCCTTTCTGTATGGGCTAGGAAGGAATTAGTTCCACATATTGGTCATCTCAGAGTCTCTTCGGTGGGAAGAGGATTAATGGGCTGCCTTCGAAACAAG GGATGCATATCAATTAGCATGTCATTGCACCAAACAAGTTTTTGCTTCGTGTGCAGTCACTTGGCTTCTGGGGAGAAGGAGGGTAATGAGCTGAAGAGGAATGCTGATGTGGCTGAGATCCTGAAGAGTACACAGTTTCCTAAGATTTGCAAAGACCCTAATAGTCGAGTACCAGAAAGAATAATTGAACACGA TCGTATAATTTGGCTTGGAGATTTGAATTATCGGGTAGCTCTGAGCTACGATGAAACGAGGGTTCTGTTAGAGGATAATGACTGGGACACCCTCCTCGAGAAGGATCAG TTGAATATAGAGAAGGAAGCAGGAAGAGTATTTAGTGGATTTAATGAGGGACGGATCTTGTTTGCCCCCACCTATAAGTATTCACTTAATTCGGATTCCTACGCCGGGGAAACAGTTAAATCCAAGAAGAAACGCCGCACCCCTGCAtg GTGCGACAGGATATTATGGCATGGTAATGGCATTGAACAATTATCGTACATTCGCGGAGAATCAAGATTCTCGGATCACAGACCTGTGTGTGCGGTTTTCTCAGTGGAGGTAGAagtaagaaacaaaaatattaataggtTCAGAAAGGATTTTTCATGCGCTGGCAAAAGAATGGAGTTTGAAGAAGACTCGTGCATACCTCCGAGGCACTGCTTATATGAGTTCTGA